Proteins encoded by one window of Coleofasciculus sp. FACHB-1120:
- a CDS encoding DUF3120 domain-containing protein, producing the protein MFGLFDWGIGTRQAWFVFAAASFLVSVPVFVQAPLVRLLPELSLLMTAGWVWLSVVLRRRPATHVWGDLLLGFSWSWLAGSIYWGWLRWEPTIHLPVEAIGLPFALWCLSRRWGLVGNLFYLGSLFGTAVTDIYFYLTGLIPHWRAVMQVAPSEASLVFQSAIAQVSTLWGTSWAMVLLGVLLGVGLVPLRSRQLHWWAFGGAVLSTILVDGLFWLAATMA; encoded by the coding sequence CTGTTCGGGCTTTTTGATTGGGGAATTGGCACCCGTCAAGCTTGGTTCGTTTTCGCAGCTGCGTCCTTTCTGGTGTCAGTACCAGTATTTGTGCAAGCCCCTTTAGTGCGGCTGCTGCCAGAACTGAGTTTATTAATGACAGCGGGATGGGTTTGGCTGAGTGTGGTTCTCAGACGGCGTCCTGCGACTCATGTATGGGGAGATTTACTGCTGGGATTTAGCTGGAGTTGGTTGGCAGGGTCGATTTATTGGGGCTGGCTGCGTTGGGAACCCACGATCCACTTGCCGGTGGAAGCCATCGGTTTACCGTTTGCCTTATGGTGTTTGAGCCGCCGTTGGGGTCTAGTCGGCAACCTATTTTATCTTGGCTCCCTGTTTGGCACGGCAGTAACAGATATATACTTCTACTTAACTGGTTTGATTCCACACTGGCGAGCCGTCATGCAAGTTGCACCAAGCGAGGCATCATTGGTTTTTCAAAGTGCCATCGCTCAAGTCAGTACCCTTTGGGGAACAAGTTGGGCAATGGTGCTTCTCGGAGTCCTACTCGGTGTTGGTCTGGTACCATTGCGATCGCGCCAGCTGCATTGGTGGGCGTTTGGTGGAGCCGTTTTGAGTACCATCTTGGTAGACGGTCTGTTTTGGCTGGCTGCTACTATGGCTTAA
- a CDS encoding undecaprenyl-diphosphate phosphatase, whose protein sequence is MAVSKRKKLAILGVGAASAALTFPLETMVRAQDVAPVAATTPQMNIFQAVILGMVQGLTEFLPISSTAHLKVVPVMLGWGDPGVAFTAVIQLGSIAAVLWYFWGDLRQITTGAFKAIAHKNYESNDFRMALGIVLGTLPILFFGLLIKKFIPNFDNSPLRSMTAIAIASIFMALLLGIAERIGNKKRNFEQLTLQDGILMGLAQALALIPGVSRSGSTLTAGLFMNLERATAARFSFLLGIPAITLAGLVELKGVVETGLGDGGLLPLLVGVISAGVFSYLSIAWLLRFLQTQDTWVFIWYRLAFGIAILGAIFGKLIPNI, encoded by the coding sequence ATGGCTGTATCAAAACGTAAAAAATTGGCGATTCTCGGTGTCGGTGCTGCCAGCGCTGCGTTGACCTTTCCTTTAGAAACGATGGTAAGGGCGCAAGACGTGGCACCCGTCGCCGCAACCACACCCCAGATGAATATCTTTCAAGCGGTGATTCTGGGTATGGTGCAAGGGTTGACTGAGTTTCTGCCCATTAGTAGTACGGCGCATTTGAAGGTGGTGCCGGTGATGCTGGGATGGGGCGATCCAGGAGTCGCCTTTACCGCCGTGATTCAGCTAGGCAGTATTGCCGCAGTGCTGTGGTATTTCTGGGGGGATTTGCGTCAAATCACAACGGGTGCTTTCAAAGCGATCGCTCACAAAAATTACGAATCAAACGACTTCCGCATGGCACTGGGGATCGTTTTGGGAACGTTACCCATCCTCTTTTTTGGACTGCTGATCAAAAAGTTTATTCCCAACTTTGACAACTCCCCGTTGCGGAGTATGACAGCGATCGCGATTGCCTCTATTTTCATGGCTTTATTGTTGGGCATTGCAGAGCGCATTGGGAATAAAAAGCGGAACTTTGAGCAATTAACACTTCAAGATGGCATTTTGATGGGCTTGGCGCAGGCTTTGGCGCTGATTCCTGGTGTTTCTCGCTCCGGCTCCACCCTCACTGCTGGACTATTTATGAATTTAGAACGGGCAACCGCTGCCCGCTTTTCTTTTTTATTGGGAATCCCAGCAATTACTCTGGCGGGGTTAGTGGAATTAAAAGGCGTTGTAGAAACAGGATTAGGAGATGGTGGACTGCTGCCTTTGCTGGTGGGAGTCATCTCAGCGGGAGTATTTTCCTATCTCTCGATCGCGTGGCTGCTGCGCTTCCTGCAAACCCAGGATACCTGGGTATTTATTTGGTATCGGTTAGCATTTGGAATAGCTATCTTGGGCGCAATTTTCGGCAAACTAATCCCGAATATCTAA
- a CDS encoding TIGR03279 family radical SAM protein: MSEISIRPALITQVLPDSIAAEVGFEPGDAIVSINGMRPRDLIDYQFLCADEVLELEVLDTAGKSHSVEIEKDYDDDLGLEFETALFDGLIQCNNRCPFCFIDQQPPGKRRSLYLKDDDYRLSFLYGSYLTLTNLTQREWDRIEQMRLSPLYVSIHATEPEVRSRLLKNPRAGEILQQLRWFQERRLQIHAQVVLCPGINDGDRLDTTLGDLASFHQGDISAVASVAVVPVGLTRFRPTEDELTPVTPQKATEVILQVQALQGKFRSQLGSTFAWLADEWFLIAGQELPPESDYEDYPQIANGVGSIRQFLKEFQQVAEKKLPRRLETPRKFTWVVGNAVEKAFEPIVQHLNKVEGLQVNLAALRSEYWGQEISVTGLLTGQDLLKLKGRDLGDRILLPSVMLKHGDSCFLDDMTVEQLATDLGTPILPINGIEELIDACIHP, encoded by the coding sequence ATGAGCGAGATTTCTATTCGTCCAGCCTTAATTACCCAGGTTCTCCCCGACTCCATTGCTGCCGAAGTTGGTTTTGAACCAGGAGACGCAATTGTTTCCATCAACGGGATGCGCCCCCGCGACCTTATTGACTACCAGTTCTTGTGTGCGGATGAAGTACTGGAACTGGAAGTTTTAGATACTGCTGGGAAAAGCCACTCGGTGGAAATTGAGAAAGACTACGACGATGACTTGGGTTTGGAATTTGAAACTGCCCTATTTGATGGCTTAATTCAGTGCAATAACCGCTGTCCTTTTTGCTTCATCGACCAACAGCCACCCGGTAAAAGGCGATCGCTTTATCTCAAAGATGACGACTACCGTCTCAGCTTTCTCTATGGCTCATACTTAACTCTGACCAATCTCACCCAACGGGAATGGGACAGGATTGAGCAGATGCGCCTATCCCCCCTCTACGTCTCCATCCACGCTACCGAACCAGAAGTCCGCAGCCGCCTGCTAAAAAATCCCCGCGCTGGTGAGATTTTGCAGCAACTGCGGTGGTTTCAAGAACGGCGTCTGCAAATCCATGCTCAGGTTGTTCTTTGTCCTGGCATTAACGATGGCGATCGCCTAGATACCACCCTGGGGGATTTAGCCTCTTTTCATCAGGGAGATATCTCGGCGGTAGCCTCCGTGGCAGTGGTTCCGGTCGGTTTGACACGCTTCCGTCCAACCGAAGACGAACTAACCCCCGTGACCCCCCAGAAAGCCACTGAAGTGATTTTGCAAGTCCAGGCACTCCAGGGAAAATTCCGCAGCCAATTGGGATCTACTTTTGCCTGGTTAGCCGACGAGTGGTTTTTAATTGCTGGGCAAGAATTACCGCCAGAATCAGACTACGAAGATTATCCTCAAATTGCCAATGGAGTCGGTTCGATTCGCCAATTTCTTAAGGAATTTCAGCAGGTTGCCGAGAAAAAATTGCCGCGACGTTTAGAAACACCCCGGAAATTCACTTGGGTGGTGGGGAATGCAGTGGAAAAAGCCTTTGAGCCGATCGTACAACACCTGAATAAAGTGGAAGGACTGCAAGTAAATCTGGCGGCATTGCGTAGCGAATACTGGGGACAAGAGATTAGCGTTACGGGCTTGTTAACGGGTCAAGATTTGCTGAAATTAAAGGGAAGAGATTTAGGCGATCGCATTCTCCTCCCCTCAGTCATGCTAAAACATGGCGATTCTTGCTTCCTGGATGACATGACGGTGGAACAACTCGCCACCGATTTGGGTACACCCATCTTGCCCATCAACGGCATCGAAGAACTCATCGACGCCTGCATTCACCCTTAA
- a CDS encoding glycosyltransferase family 4 protein: MKILLSAYACEPGCGSEEGVGWNTVRQVANHHEVWVLTRIGYRAAIEAELDRHPVPNLHFVYFDPFNWTEDWRNKQGLVQLHYYLWQIQAYFLARRLHREIDFDLVRHVTYVKHWSPSFLALLPVPFIWGPVGGAESAPTAFWKDFSQRGKVYELLRNFAQSLGEQDPFVRLTAKRSCVGLATTEETAERLRSLGVKNVQIASQVGLSKEEINQLAHHTVPDDSPIRFITVGRLIHWKGVHLGIRAFALAQIPKAEYWIVGDGREREQLEAIAHSLGVADKVRFWGALPRQETLSKIGHCHVLVHPSLHESGGFVCAEMMAAGRPVICLDLGGPAVQVTEETGIKVAAIDPEQVARDLATAMTRLAEDPALRLRMGQAGQKRVKEVFDWDLKERLLLDLYEKMLPQPAIVTSVAKGLTD, translated from the coding sequence ATGAAAATCCTTCTATCTGCATACGCTTGCGAACCTGGGTGTGGCTCTGAGGAAGGGGTAGGCTGGAATACGGTTCGGCAAGTAGCGAATCATCACGAAGTTTGGGTGTTAACTCGTATTGGTTATCGTGCCGCAATTGAAGCCGAGCTAGATCGTCATCCGGTTCCCAACTTACACTTTGTTTATTTCGATCCGTTTAATTGGACAGAAGATTGGCGGAATAAGCAAGGGTTGGTGCAACTTCATTACTACCTTTGGCAAATACAAGCTTATTTTCTGGCAAGGCGGCTGCATCGGGAGATTGACTTTGACTTGGTGCGTCATGTCACTTATGTGAAACACTGGTCTCCTAGCTTTTTAGCACTATTGCCAGTTCCCTTCATTTGGGGACCTGTCGGAGGCGCTGAATCGGCTCCAACAGCTTTTTGGAAAGATTTTAGTCAGCGTGGCAAGGTTTACGAATTGCTGCGAAACTTCGCTCAATCGCTGGGTGAGCAAGATCCGTTTGTACGACTGACGGCAAAGCGAAGTTGTGTGGGATTAGCAACCACTGAGGAGACAGCAGAACGATTGCGATCGCTTGGAGTAAAAAATGTCCAAATCGCTTCCCAAGTGGGTTTATCTAAGGAGGAAATTAATCAATTAGCCCACCATACTGTGCCTGATGATAGTCCAATACGGTTTATTACCGTGGGTCGCCTTATCCACTGGAAAGGAGTCCATCTGGGGATTCGCGCTTTTGCTTTGGCTCAAATTCCCAAAGCAGAATACTGGATTGTGGGAGATGGACGGGAACGGGAACAATTGGAAGCGATCGCTCACTCACTGGGAGTGGCGGATAAAGTTCGCTTCTGGGGCGCTTTACCGCGCCAGGAAACCCTATCTAAAATCGGGCATTGCCACGTCCTCGTTCACCCCAGCCTGCACGAATCTGGGGGGTTTGTCTGTGCGGAAATGATGGCGGCGGGGCGTCCAGTCATTTGCTTGGATTTGGGAGGGCCAGCGGTACAGGTAACGGAGGAAACTGGGATTAAAGTGGCGGCGATAGATCCCGAACAAGTCGCACGCGACTTAGCTACTGCGATGACTCGTTTAGCGGAAGATCCAGCATTACGGCTGCGAATGGGACAAGCGGGACAAAAACGGGTGAAGGAAGTCTTCGATTGGGATCTCAAGGAAAGGCTTTTGCTCGATTTGTATGAGAAAATGCTGCCTCAGCCCGCTATCGTCACTTCAGTTGCTAAAGGCTTGACGGATTAA
- a CDS encoding glycosyltransferase family 4 protein yields the protein MKVRNSENKKLKMDDLRIAIVIPSVEFGSYWRPVLYELTKICKHTIFYTGCLWPKFDADALGASAVKLVGKFKFVEATQVSGGYGRGFMVASPKIVNELLKFKPHVVFASAFSMWTVLALLFKPLGGWKVVIIYDGSSPNTNFEDSKLRTFSRRLMVKFTDAFIANSNDGKKYLHKVIGADKRKIFTKTYLVPEPQALREQLEAAKPSELNLKRPVFLFVGQVISRKGIKALLEACSLLQSQGYSDYSLLIIGDGAQREELEAFVKDNNLTELFTWTGWVDYGQLGAYFQNADVFIFPTFEDVWGMVVLEAMVFGKPILCSKGAGAYEMVIEGENGYLFDPQNPEEIAEGMVRFIDNPNLVASMGQKSKQLIDQHTPEAAAKSMAEVAMNVLQKS from the coding sequence ATGAAAGTTAGAAATTCTGAAAACAAGAAATTAAAGATGGATGATCTCCGCATTGCAATTGTGATTCCCTCAGTCGAATTTGGCTCTTATTGGCGACCTGTCTTGTACGAACTTACGAAAATATGTAAACATACAATTTTTTATACTGGCTGTCTTTGGCCAAAATTCGATGCTGACGCTCTTGGAGCTTCTGCGGTTAAACTTGTAGGAAAATTTAAATTCGTAGAAGCAACTCAAGTATCGGGTGGCTATGGTCGCGGTTTTATGGTAGCTTCACCGAAGATTGTGAATGAGTTACTTAAGTTTAAGCCTCATGTTGTCTTCGCCAGTGCTTTCTCTATGTGGACTGTTTTAGCACTGCTTTTCAAACCTTTGGGAGGTTGGAAAGTTGTAATTATTTATGATGGTAGTTCACCAAATACAAACTTTGAAGATTCTAAACTTCGTACCTTTTCGCGTCGTTTAATGGTTAAGTTCACAGATGCTTTTATTGCTAATAGCAATGATGGCAAAAAGTATCTTCATAAGGTAATTGGAGCTGACAAAAGAAAAATTTTTACTAAAACTTATCTGGTGCCTGAACCCCAAGCTTTGCGGGAACAACTTGAAGCTGCTAAACCAAGTGAATTAAATTTAAAACGTCCGGTTTTTCTATTTGTCGGGCAAGTAATTTCTAGAAAAGGGATAAAGGCGCTTTTGGAGGCATGCTCGCTTCTTCAAAGTCAGGGATATTCTGATTATTCACTGCTAATTATTGGGGATGGAGCGCAACGCGAAGAGCTTGAAGCTTTTGTTAAAGACAACAATTTAACAGAGCTTTTTACCTGGACAGGATGGGTGGATTACGGACAACTAGGGGCATATTTTCAGAATGCTGATGTCTTTATTTTTCCTACCTTTGAAGATGTCTGGGGAATGGTGGTGCTGGAGGCAATGGTATTTGGCAAACCCATATTGTGTTCTAAAGGCGCAGGCGCTTATGAAATGGTGATAGAAGGAGAGAATGGGTATTTGTTCGATCCGCAAAACCCAGAGGAAATTGCTGAAGGAATGGTCCGTTTTATAGATAATCCAAATCTTGTTGCTTCAATGGGACAAAAATCAAAGCAATTGATAGACCAGCACACTCCAGAGGCAGCAGCAAAATCAATGGCAGAAGTAGCAATGAATGTTTTACAAAAAAGTTAA
- a CDS encoding glycosyltransferase family 2 protein — MENTSIAVLITCYNRKQKTLASLEALFKQVLPTGVKLWVYLVDDGSTDGTAAAVNQNYPQVKIIQGDGNLFWNGGMRLAFSEAIKHPHDYHLWLNDDTLIYPDALSNFLTTSHLLASQGNAAVIVTGATCDPETNTVSYGGVVRSTWWHPFKFRWLEPGEKAIRCDTMHGNCVLIPKEIFQAIGNLDPDFKHYAGDFDYGLRARRKGYTVWLAPGYIGTCSGNPLYANWMDSNLPIRERWQKAEQPKNFTFQERKLFAQRHAGLLWPIYWLLPYRKLIFSSFSKRGQMGT, encoded by the coding sequence ATGGAAAATACTAGCATAGCCGTCCTTATCACTTGCTATAACCGAAAGCAAAAAACCTTAGCAAGTCTAGAGGCACTTTTTAAGCAGGTACTTCCAACTGGCGTTAAGCTTTGGGTATATCTTGTAGATGATGGCAGCACTGACGGTACAGCAGCAGCCGTCAACCAAAACTATCCTCAAGTAAAGATTATCCAGGGAGATGGAAATTTATTTTGGAATGGAGGAATGCGGCTGGCATTTTCTGAAGCCATAAAGCATCCTCATGATTACCATCTCTGGCTGAATGATGACACGCTAATTTACCCAGACGCTTTAAGTAATTTTCTGACAACCTCTCATCTTTTAGCCTCGCAAGGAAATGCAGCAGTCATTGTAACAGGGGCGACTTGCGATCCGGAGACGAATACGGTTTCTTATGGCGGTGTCGTGAGAAGTACGTGGTGGCACCCCTTCAAATTTCGCTGGCTAGAACCGGGTGAAAAAGCTATACGATGTGACACCATGCATGGAAATTGTGTATTGATTCCTAAAGAAATATTCCAAGCCATTGGAAACTTAGATCCTGACTTTAAACATTATGCGGGAGACTTTGATTATGGGTTACGCGCGAGACGAAAAGGATATACAGTTTGGCTAGCTCCAGGCTACATCGGAACCTGTTCCGGAAACCCTCTGTACGCGAATTGGATGGATTCTAATTTGCCGATTCGCGAACGATGGCAAAAGGCAGAACAACCTAAAAATTTCACATTTCAAGAACGGAAGTTATTTGCTCAGCGCCATGCTGGGCTTTTATGGCCTATTTATTGGTTACTGCCGTATAGAAAATTGATTTTTTCAAGCTTTAGCAAGCGGGGGCAGATGGGAACATGA
- a CDS encoding methyltransferase domain-containing protein: MLNSLSEINNMSAAMKLNLGSFDRIFSGWINTDITPHIWVSKIPFLPDVMYRVGKLDQERYEEHQKGIFRQLTYLDLTKKFPWSDNSVDAAYTSHVLEHLYLEGALNCISEVYRVLKPGGIFRVAVPDLDQLIKSYDPSCPEVFLTEFLEATQTLEKNRHHWHYNENSLRKILLDTGFREVVRCDYRDSQIAGISEREERPESLFMECIK; this comes from the coding sequence ATGCTTAATTCACTTTCTGAAATCAACAATATGTCTGCGGCAATGAAATTAAATTTAGGCTCTTTCGACAGAATCTTTTCAGGCTGGATCAATACAGATATTACTCCTCATATCTGGGTTTCAAAAATCCCCTTTTTACCTGATGTCATGTATAGAGTGGGGAAGCTCGATCAAGAAAGATATGAGGAACACCAAAAAGGAATTTTTCGTCAGCTTACATATCTGGATCTGACTAAAAAATTTCCCTGGTCTGATAATAGTGTCGATGCAGCATATACTTCTCATGTACTTGAGCATTTATACCTTGAAGGTGCTTTGAATTGTATCTCTGAAGTTTATCGAGTTCTGAAGCCAGGTGGAATATTCCGGGTTGCAGTTCCAGACCTCGATCAATTGATAAAGAGCTACGATCCTAGCTGTCCAGAAGTATTTCTGACAGAATTTTTAGAAGCAACGCAGACATTAGAAAAGAATCGCCACCACTGGCACTATAACGAAAACTCGTTGCGAAAAATCCTCTTAGATACTGGCTTTCGGGAAGTGGTGAGATGTGACTATCGAGACAGTCAAATAGCAGGTATTTCAGAACGAGAAGAACGTCCAGAATCCCTATTTATGGAATGTATTAAATAA